From the genome of Tripterygium wilfordii isolate XIE 37 chromosome 6, ASM1340144v1, whole genome shotgun sequence:
ATTGAGGCCTTGAGTCTTTTATTTGTCTCTCCTGATTTTTCTTCAGCCTTATGTTCATAATCTTGATGACTTTCTTGTATTCTTTCTTGACTGAGGGTAATCAGGAGATGGTTGTTTGTATCTTCCCCTTCCTCGCTGATCTATTAATTTTTCCTCGTCAGTCAACTGCTGGCAACACAAATACGCAATACAAAGTggagaaaatagaaaaatttaTCTAATTCTTTAACTGACCTTTTGATTTGCAATGGCATTCTGTATGCTTTTAGTTGCTTCAACTGTTTTCTTGCATTGATTTTCTTCAGCCCACAAATCAGTAATTGGTGTCTCGGGAAGGTTTTCCTTCATTTCAGCATCTTGCTTAGCGGAAACTTCGTGATGGTAGACTTCTGATACATGTTCTAAACTCTTTGCACTTGTCTCAGACATGAGCATGGAGACATTCTCAGATGATTCCTCTAGTCCCGTTGTCTTCTTGTTTTCAGATTGACATTCAATGTAATCTATCTCATTCTCATATTCTTGAGGCTCTAATTTTGAAGCTTCTTGTGCAATGTCTCTTTTGATTCCATGCGCTTCACTTGAATCGTCTGACATGTCTGTTGTAATGTCATGTCCCAAATTAGCGACTTCAAGCTCCCCGGTCTCTTCTTCTTGGAGGCAAATTTTTTCTGCTGACCACGGTGCTGAAGAATTTTCTTGACTCTCATCTGCTAGCAGTTCTACGGCATTCACGTTCTCATTTACACTTTTGATTGGCATTAAAATTTCATGAACTTGTTCCTTAGAAGGCAGTGCAAAGTGTGGCATTTGTTGGTGCTCTTCTAATTTCTCCTTTGTCGTTGTCTGATCAGAAGCAATTTCAGCTTCATGTTCTCTGAGCTTTTGAGATTCAGACTCAAATATTGTTGCGGAAGCTTCCTTAGTTTTTGCACTGATTTCATACACAGTACCCTCATCTTTCAGAACTTCCATTTCTTTCATGGTCTTTTCCATGCTCTCAATTATGGTTGAACTTTCATGCTCCTGTTCTTGGGAATGCATTGCAAAGAGTGCTGCTTGGTGTTCTTCTGATTTCTGCCTTGCGGGACTGTCCATTGTGTTTGCTGCTTTTATGTCTTGAGAATCAGATGTGGATACCATTTCATAAGCCGCTGTATTTCCTTCATAAATTTCATCTGAACTCATTTCTTCCCCATCTTGTAAGGATTCCACTTTCTTTGAATTCTCAATGGTGCCTGTGAGCCCGTGCTTCTGACCCTCAAAAAGCAATGCTTGGGGTGGTGCCTGATGTTGTTCCTTTAAATTCTCCACATTATGAGTCTGATCAGCTCTGTGTTCATCATCTGTGGCTGCTTCATTACCTTCAATTTCAGATTTGACTTCCTTTTCactatcatttttgttttcttctctaatTTCATCCTGTGTCCGTCCTGCTTCATTCAATTTTTTCGGACAGTCATTTTCTGTTTCAGTATTGAGTTTGTATCCTGATTGAGAGAAATTGGAACTATGGAGGTCTTTTTTATTTAGGCATGTTTCTTCTGCCGTCTTTGTCGCCAAGGGTTTTTCTGAACTTTCGTATTCCGTAGTTTGTACTCCCTGCGTGTTCTTGATTGTTTCTATGATTTCGTGATTCTGTTCCTTCAAAGGAGAGGTGGGGGACAGTGTTTGTAGTTGCTGATTTAAGTCCTCTGCAGTGAGATTAAGATCGGCCACAATTGCATTTCCTTTAACTGCTTTATTGTCTTGAGAATTTTGAAACGCATAAACCATTTCAGAAGTTTCTTTGATTGCTTTTCTAGCTTCATCAAGATGAAACTTCTCCAAGAGCAGGCTCTTCATTGTTTCATGAGGTTCTTCACCTGCATCTGGGTTTCTTGTGGTCTCAGTGTTCTCACTGTCCTCATGATAAGCAGTTGGAGGTTGAGATACCAAGGAAGATGTAAGTTCTTCAGGGCTAGTGCTGTCAGTAAGGTTACCCTGTTGGCTGGGCTCAGTTTCAACTATACATGAAATCCTTTTGTCCAAGAAAATGTTGGAAACCTCAGGCTTCTTATGTATCTGGGATTTCTCCAAGCTTGTCTGCGCCATTACCATTGCCGCAGTTGTATTGATCTTATCATAACTTTTATTTGCTTCATCTGTCGActcctttttgttcttttcttctgaCTCTTCGGCTACTACGGAGGAGACACTCACTGGCTTCTccctgtcttcttcttcttcttccactttTCCCTCATCCATTTCATCCGTAATTGCTGCCTCCGTTTTCCCAGTTGACTCTCCTTTAGCCTTGAAGTTTGCTTTCTCTGTCTCTTCATTGGAGTGTTCAGCAATAAAATATTCAGTTGAGACGGGGCTATAGTCCTTCACCTGTTTAAGAAACAATGTTTCAAGCAACATTCATGGTTAACATATCAACAACAGCATATGGAAACTTTTAAATACTTTCCTTTCACCAAGCAGCTTACCTTATTAGTCCTTTCCTCTTCAGTAGATACAGGGAGAAGTTCCTTTATATTGCTCCCTTCCTCTTTCTGATGTCTGATGTTTTCATCGTCATTATCTTTCTTTATTCCTTCCAACTGGTGATGAGATAAACATCAAATACAGAAAGGGAACTGGAAAATATTGATTGAAATTTACCATGTGCCTACAAAGGAGTTATTTTTCTCACCTCTTTGGTTATGTTGACTGCCTTGTTGACATCATATGCATTTTCAATGCTGTGACTATGATCTTCTGGCAAAACATCGGTCactgttttctcttctttgttaTTTTGATCTTCTTGTAGTGTTTCTCCAGAATTTTGTTCTTCAGTAGAGGTAAAACTCTGATTATGAATGTcatttctctttatttcttcttGACTCTCACTGGTCAAAGGAATCGTGTCTTGACTTTGATTTTTGGTCACAATTCCTAAGGTGCATTTGGGTTCCTCACTAGATTCAGCTGATTTGAAATTCTGTATGCAATGATTGATTAGATTTTCAATGTGGTATCCATCAGGAAGAGTATATGTGTTGTTATGTGACAGAATGAACAACTGAATTCCAAATAGCATATTGAAAGTATGATCATGTTAGACAAAGTCTTAGATGCAATAGAAaaggatgatgatgaagtgtAATGCAAACATGTAACTTTTTCTGCATGACCTTTTATTCTATGTTCGGAAATATTAGAAAACATGTTTATATTGCTTTGTTAAACTGCATGAGTGGTCATGTTTTGTGGCAGATTCAAATACTCTCTCAATGCATTCTCTGCATTGGTCGAATGCATTACAAAGGATTAAGCGAAAAATTGAGCAGATAAAGCCGAAACTTATTTACACTAGAGTTATGGGTTCTGACCTCTTCCACCAGAGTTCCATAGTTTTCAGTATTTCCAGCTTCAATTCTTGGGCTGTCAGTTCCAGCTTCCTGTTCAACTAATACATTTTCTGCAGCAGGACCTTCATATACCATACCAGAGTCCACTTGTTGCAGAATAGCTTTTTTATTGTCCCCACTCTCCTCCAAGGTTTTCTTGTCTTCAAGTTTGTCCACACCCGATCCTTCATTCAATGGTTTTTCCTcatttgaagtccttgatttgCAAATATCTGTTGGGTTTGTTGGTTTTTCTCTTTTCGAAATTTCCGCATCTTCAGAACTAGAGCTATGTTTTTCATAGTGGTCATCACCCTGGTGAGTCTGCATTTCGTTATTAGCTCTCACCTTTCTTGCAAATGCAGTCCCCAATTTAGAGTCCTCAGTTTCATTCATATTTACCGCCATCTGTCCAATGAAAGACGTGTCTGTATTATCATATGGGATTTGGGCATGAACAGGAGTTTCGTCTACTTTATTACTCGCCTCATCTCTGACAAGCTCTTTTTCTATCTTACTGAGGTTATCTTGTGCTTCAGATTGCTCACTAGTAGCCTCCACGTCCTGATCTTCACTTCCTGCTGTTGGAGCTTCGGTATGGATTTCTTGCTCGATCTTCTCTTCATGTTCGTCTACTTCTTCTCGATCCTTATTCCTATTCTCTTCAATGTTGTAGGCATCATCTGTTCTCACAATGATATCCAAACTATCAAGTCTAGCCCTTTTTGCATCTTTTGGTTTCTCTTGACAAGCAAGACCATCACTTTCCAGTTGCTTTATATCTTTTGGTTCAGTTTCATTTAAGCTTGCTTCTTCCAATACTTTGAACACATATATGGATCCAAATTCATGAATACTGGGCTTTTCTTTCGTTAAGAAATCTTCTTTACTCTCCTCAACAGACATTTGAGGCTCCCGTGAGATGCCAACTAGGCTTCCATCAACTTCTTTTGGTACTGTTTCTTCTTTGAATGCTTTTGAAGTATTCATGGGATGGTCATCGTTGTTTAACTCTTCTCTGTCGTTCAAAGTCTCAGCTCTCATATTATCTTCCAACTCTTTTGCTTgaactttttctttattttctgagTCCAAGTCCTGGACCTGTGGAAAGGGAGGGTCAATTAGGAACCAAAGGACAGCCAAAGTGGAAATGCTTGTGAGTTGTGTGTTTAATAAATGACCTGTTCTTTTAACTTAATAATATTGCTTTAAGGGTAACCAATCGCAGAGGTATCTGATATAGCATGATCCTCTAAATTCAGTTCTCCTGTGTTTTTAAATGAAGGTGCTGTACCTACTGCCTTAAGTACCTATGTAGGATATTGATTGTTGAATCGGTAAATATAATTGAAAAGCAAACTACTAGGATACATAAATACATTAGTAAATCACTTGGCTAGCACTGGTTGCCTCGATACACCTTATCCCACGCAAATAATTCATGCAGGCTTCATATGATTGGATGGCAAAGAAATTAAGGGAAATGTATTGAAGGTTTTGGTTTAGGGaatatatataagtttattACTAAAATGGACAACCAGAGACAAAATTAAACCATAGGTTGCTGTAATTTTAATATATCCTAGCAAACTATGTTTCTGTTTTTTAACTGCAATTGACAGAAGTTGCTTGCAATCATTTTGACACCATTCTATTTTCTATAATCCTTTAAGAATCATAGAAATTTGTGAAagtagaaaaaaatttaaaaagaaaaagaaaaagaaattccatTCTCAACAATCAAAGTTATGATCTGAAAATTTAACGAACCTCCTCTTTTTTCTGTTTCTCCTTTTCCTCTTCTAAATGTACTAATTTGTCTGTTTCTTTTGCAGGAAGCTGGAAGTTGTCTATTGCTCTGCCTTCATCCATGTCCCATTTCCTCACTTGCTCACTCCCACTGGTATTTTGAGCAACGTGGTTCACCTATGTGAAATGATTTGGGTATTACATTGAGGATGCAAAGTAGAATGATAGATATGCTCTCAATTATGACTGAAGTGCATTAAAGTTATTGAATAGTTAAACCTGATGACTGCTTGCAATCTGGTTCATCTCTTCGTTGGATATTGGTACTGATATTGCGGCTTCAGTTACTTCCACTGCAGTAAGTTCTGCCAATTGGTTCTTACcttctaaaatttttttttcaacatcatcatccgccatattttttttgaactctTTGTGCATCTGCATAACAATCTGACTCTTAATAATTTAATGTAAATTAAACATTTGTTGGATATAAAAGAAGCCCCCATGGACTAGCAAGTTTTGCAACATTGTCAATGACACCTCTTTTTCTGGCCTTTCTTcatacttcatcttctttgAAGCCTAAAGTAGTTTCTTTCGAGGACGaatgtttttgagaaattgctTCCTTCCTGTATTCTTTTGTGTTTATCAGTGTCCTCCCTAAGTTCTCATCTTGAATTTCATTACATTGGACCGTTTTAAAGGATAAAGTTTTTATTACTGATACTAAGAATGTGTTCTCACAACTATGGAGAattcttttgcatatttaaaatttttcttctcATTATGAATGAAATCTCTGTAAAATGATTTGTGAATATGTCAAATTTGTATTCAATGCATCATTTTTATTTCTTCGCAGGTACACCAAAGGGGTATGCTATGCACATGCTGCTTATTGAATGTTTTTGTAGATTGCTATCTATCAAATACTTATTGTTTGTCCTTCAATTAGACAGttcattttgaaaaaataattttaaaattcgTCTTGGGATTCCAAAATGTAATCCAAACTCTACCTTAATGCTctaaaattggaaaaaatagAATATTAGAGTTTATAAGTGGAAAGTTAATACTCGTTTGTGTTCAAGACAGACCTCTTCAGCATCTTCCTTATTTGTTTCCCCTTCCATGTTCTCCTTCACAACGTTGCCGTCTATTTTCTCTGTGGGGTTCAACCCATAAGTCCTCTCTAAATCCTCTGCTCCTACAACCACATTCTCAAACCCTTTGTTTGTATCAGATGCTTCAGAAGCTTGTTGGATGTCCTACATCAGGGGTAAGATTGTGATTTGATGAATATGGGCATTTGAAAGAGAATGTTGGCCAGTCTTGTGACAGAAAAttgaacaggaaaaaaaatggaaaatattgTGTTAAAATCTCTACTGTTACCTCTGTCATTAGTGTTCCTGCAGCTGAATGCTCTAAAACTGTGGTTTCTGTACTTCTGGGAGCCCTACTTGcatcttcaattttcttttcctcctctcTAGATGCTTCAGTTGCTTCATGGGTTTGTTCTTCTTGTACAACAAGTACTTTCTCCCGCTTCTCGTCTTCTGGTTGTATTAAGTCTTTGACGATCAAATGAGAGAGAAGTACGTCATTTGCATTTTTTCTTTGGGGTTCAATTTCCACATTGTCAAACTCAGTGTGCAGGATTTTCTGCTATGAGCATAGAACAACATATGTAAAGCGTTAGCTTTTTTGTAGTCATCATCCTTCTGCCATTCTGTAGAATATAGCTATGATAGTAACAGCAAAAAAATTTATGACAATGAAGCAAAAATGTTAATGGTTttgaatttataatttgttagaCCTTTTCTTCTTGAATGGCCAGATTGCCAAGGGCATCACTAGTGGTTGATTTGTCTGCTACTGCTCTCCCCTCGAAGCTTTCATTATGAATTTGGATAGGTGCGTTGTCTTCAATGCATGCAACTTTTTCAAAATACTCTTTTGAAGATGTATCTATATCCATGGAATCCATATTTGAGTGATTGTCAAGCTTCAACTTTTCTGGTTCATGTTGTAGCAAGATTTCCTCTAAATTTTCGGGGTGATTTGGTGCTTTTTCGTTGTTCTCCTCAGCAATTAAAGTCATTTTATCAGTGATGCTGTCCTTATCTTCTACAAGAGTATGCTCATTCTCAACGTGACCGTGTTCCTCCTTGAACTCATTAGAACTTTTTTCGTTATCCATTAAAGTGGAACAGCAATCTGATTTCTTGTCTTCAACTTCTTCAAACCCTTTCTCTCCGAAGTTGTCTTGAGTCTCAACTCCACTGCCTAAGTTGTTGACTGCCATATCAGGTGCGTAAAACAAAGCCTCATCCTTTTGACGTGAGGCAACCTCAGTAATGCTGAGAACTTGCTCACTGGAGTCAAATTCAGCTATTTtctctttgttgttttcttctcttgcatTTTTCTCGaagccttctttttcttttgcagCGAGTTTTGGGTTTTCTTCTGCTGAAGATTGCCGATTTTCACTTGCTTCAATTTGTTTAATTATCGTTTCCTCCATCAAATTTTCCTCTTCTTTGACCTTGAGATTTTCTTTTTCGATACTTTCCATCTCTACACTTGTTCTTGTATCATCTACGATGTTGCAAGTTCTGTCACACTTTTCAAGCTCTGTCTTGTCTAGTTCATGTTGTGGCAAAATGGTTTCCTCTAAATTTTCCCTAGGATTTGGTGCATTCTCAGTGTTCTCCTCAGTAGTAACAGTCACTTCATCATTCTCACCATGGCAATGTTCTTCATTGTGCTCCTTAGGACTGCTTTCCTCACCCATGGAAAGGGAGCAGCACtctgatttcttttcttctactTCTTTCAAGCCTTTCTCACCGAAGTTCTCTAATGTGGTGTCAGCAATTGAGGGAATGCTTTCCTTTTTCTGTGAAGCCTCTGCTGTTTGGTGTGTAGTGCTTAAGTTGTTGACTTCCACATCAGCATAAAACAAAGCTTCATGCTTCTGACCTGAGACGGCTTCAAGACTGCTGATAACTTTTTCACTGGAGTTCAATCCAactcttttctctttatttgtttCTTGTCTACCATTTTTCTCTAAGccattttttccttcttcagtGAGTTTTGGGTATTCTTCTGCTGAAACTTGCTGAGTTTCACTTGCTTCAATTTGTTCAAATATCCTTTCCTCCATCAAAGTTTCCTCTCCTTTGACCTTGACGTTTGCTTCTTCGACACTTTCCATCTCTACACTTGTTCTAGTATCATCTACAATGTTGCAAATTCTATCACCCTTTTCTGCTATTTCTCTTGTCTCTTCAGTCACATGATTTTCATTGCTCTCCTCTTCTACAACctgaattttttcctttttatcctGGCATTGTTCTGATATGCCGCAGGTTCCTTCAGCAGCAACCTTGTTAGCTGATGATGATTCCGGAACAGTTTCATCCTCTGTGGCTCCTACATTGTCTGTTAATGTAGGATTCATGGCTTTATCACCTGTGTCCGTTGCTTGTTGGGTGGTATATGAGTTTACTGGGTATTCAGCAGTTTTGAGAGGTTCATTGAGGTCCTTGAAGGAAGATTCCTGGAGAGTTCCATCAAACTGTTCGACTGCTCTGTATGCAagtatctctttttctttcccctttattttctgcatGAAGAAATAGTTGTCGCTTTAATATGAAAAGAAAGTTATTTAACTACATGGATAATTAACTGTTaaaactctctttttttgggGGTGGGCAAGAAAGAGTGAtggtttgttgttttcttttctctgcTCTCCCTTCTTATTCTTTCATAGATTCTTTTCTGCTTCTCATTTAGGCTAATTACACCTTAGAAAGAATTTTGGAAATCTGTAGTATGGAATGAAGATGTAGCGGGAAAGGGTAATATACTCCACTATGTTCATGAGAATGCTTCGCCCGTCATTCTAATGCATCAAATGCTGGTCCTCATTATCATACTTATTTTTTGAAGGACCTTCATATCATCGAAAACACTTTAGAATGCAAAATCTGACATTCAAATTAGACAGTCCAGAATAAAAAATCATCTAGAACACTACTCTAAATAGGATGGACAGATAGAGAAAAGATTTTTGTGGCTGATCTTGTTTTACTTATGTTGCTATGATGTATTCATTTTAATATTAGGGACAGAGTAGTATGTCTCTCAGTTTGTTGATAAATGGCCAATTTTCGAGTGCCATCTTTTTgtcaaataatttttcttttatattaatgGACTAGTAGGTGACATCATAACATTAAAAAGGAAATACCATGAAATTCTGTGATTAAGTACAGTGATGGATTAATTTGAGAATATACTGCAAATTGATAATTCGCTTTCCTAAAATTTTAGTGAAAGAAAATTAATGTTATGCTTATGCTTATCAACTAATAGCTGACTCCTTAATAAATGAGCAAGAAACTCTTCTACTGTTGATATTTGCTCTTATCAGTGCAAAATAAATACTGTGCTTTAATATTgtgtataattttatttttttatgttagaaGAAAAAGACACGTCTTAATAAACTGTCTGCGTCCCTTAGCCTACACAGGCATCTGAATGATTCCGACAAAATAGTCTCAGCATCTTCGTAAAGGCAATCTAGGAGGTGGGTTAAAATCTGCAGAATATATGTTGAAGAGTTAAAATCTTCCCACATAGGTCTCGTTCTTTCCCATTTTCACCCTGTTTTTGTGATTGTGTAGTTGGTATGCAGCATTGAGAAAAGAAAGCTCCTAGATGCACCCCTTTAGATGCTCTTTTGGGTAGGTAATTTGTTTAGCTAACTCGAGATTATGCAGTTTTGATACTGGGTAAGTGATCAACAATtccttgattttttatttttttattttttgtaatatgTTGATATTAATTCTTAGCCCTCTCTCACTTTAGCATAAAGTTTAAATCAACTATGTCATACTGATGTTTCTCTGGCAATTAGGATTGGTAAAAATGAAAAGGTTGTGGATTTGAGGCTAAAAAGAGTGAATAAAGAGATTATGGTAACTACCTATATGGAAAGGACATCTTGTTTAATGTTTAGAAAATTTTGCTCTGTGTTGAGATATAATGTGATGTATTGGATTGCTGAACAGCATTTTTATTTTCCGATCGCAGATATTAGGATGATTTATAATGATCTTGGGAAGGGATCTTTATATTCTTTTGCTTGGTGTTTCATAAAGGTGGCTAATGATTCTCATGAGTCAATTCTAGATCAGGATGAAAGGTATGACAATATCAGGGTCTAATTCAAAACACATAGGATAAAGCATAACATGAAGATATCTACATACACAGAAAAACATCCTACATAAAGATCATTAAGTTTGTATAGAGACTGCAAGGGGAGTAATAGATTATTGTGCTTACGAATGAAGATGTCGGTTCTGGAATATTGACTTCAGTTTCCTTTTTTCATGCAGCAGAAGTTGAGCTTTTCATGGAAAGGATGAAGATCTTTGTCTTATGTAAGTCTCTCTGCTAAGCTTCAGATATCCTTAATTCTTCTGAAATTTCTCGTACCTGTAGTTAATGGCTTTAGAGTCAATTATATGGATCATGAGATACCTGCAATAATTTATCTTTATAGGAATGTTGCGAAAAGTAGAGTAGAAGTGACAAAATGCCACTAGTAGTATGCTAATGTAATGTTGAGTTGGCAAGATATGCAATGGACCTACTGATTGACTGGTCATTTGCCCTGGTAGGCCTTTACAGACTGAATTGCAAATCAAATTAGATAAATTATTCTTTCACCTTTAATTGTAAGATCAACTATTTTAATCATTCACTGTAGTTCTCACACCAAGGTAAAGATCTTACTTACAGCATTCTGTCCAAATTTACTCTCTCTAAGTTCTCTTGCGGTGTTCTTGCTTCCTTATTGGGCATTATGGGCCCTAAACTAGGTATTGAAATCGCAGAAACATTATGAAGATTCACTTGAGAAAAACTTGCTTCCAGTTTTGTCGAAGTTAAATCTTGTGAATATTTTATCAATTGCATGTTTACTATGTACTTCACAATTCTGGCTGTCATCTCCGTTGGTAAGGAAAAACTTTTATTCCATGATTCCTCTCCTTTCGTTCGTTAAAAGCAGTGTATTAGaatagaaaatttgaaaaaactgAATGTATTCTTGCATAATGACAAAAAGTGATAATGATATTTAAAGACTTTCAAAACTAGTTATATTCATCTGATGGAACTTGTTGGAATCTCTTCGtatcaagatatatatatatatatatatatatatatatatatatacacaattgaATGCTATGTATAATCCTTTCAAGGTGATTATTCAGAGAGGTCGTAATTCCTTGTGTTGCAAAGTTGGAAGGATTTAAGTAGGGGTTGCAAAAACAAATTTTCGATCTAGGTCGGACAAAATCATGTGttcatgaaatatttacatgtttggaTCTCAACTTGGATTCAATTTcggacatatttaattgaccaaatccggattggtttaaatccggtcGATAACCTAATTTGAGTTAGGGTATGAATAAGTAGACTAAATAAGACTTTTGTGTTTGAATCCAGATCTTGTTTTAAACCAGAtaaaaaattgtgttttaaTCTGGGTTTCGGATATActtttatgttcaaacttgatttaatccgggTTGGACAAAGTTTTGTCACATCTGAATTTAGGGTACTTTTACTTTGAATACGTTTTATCCAAATTTGAATGAATATGGTAGAGCTAGCTTGCAAGCCTAGCTAGCATCAAGTGTTCCAGATTGATACGTATAGTCGATGGATACTCGTAATAATGCATTGCAGGACTCGTgtatttgatattatatttgattgaACATTACAAAGCTTATGGATGGTTCACAGATGATGATTGAATGGTGGGCCCTGCAACAGCAAGATTGGCAAATCCAT
Proteins encoded in this window:
- the LOC119999963 gene encoding titin isoform X2, translating into MNPTLTDNVGATEDETVPESSSANKVAAEGTCGISEQCQDKKEKIQVVEEESNENHVTEETREIAEKGDRICNIVDDTRTSVEMESVEEANVKVKGEETLMEERIFEQIEASETQQVSAEEYPKLTEEGKNGLEKNGRQETNKEKRVGLNSSEKVISSLEAVSGQKHEALFYADVEVNNLSTTHQTAEASQKKESIPSIADTTLENFGEKGLKEVEEKKSECCSLSMGEESSPKEHNEEHCHGENDEVTVTTEENTENAPNPRENLEETILPQHELDKTELEKCDRTCNIVDDTRTSVEMESIEKENLKVKEEENLMEETIIKQIEASENRQSSAEENPKLAAKEKEGFEKNAREENNKEKIAEFDSSEQVLSITEVASRQKDEALFYAPDMAVNNLGSGVETQDNFGEKGFEEVEDKKSDCCSTLMDNEKSSNEFKEEHGHVENEHTLVEDKDSITDKMTLIAEENNEKAPNHPENLEEILLQHEPEKLKLDNHSNMDSMDIDTSSKEYFEKVACIEDNAPIQIHNESFEGRAVADKSTTSDALGNLAIQEEKKILHTEFDNVEIEPQRKNANDVLLSHLIVKDLIQPEDEKREKVLVVQEEQTHEATEASREEEKKIEDASRAPRSTETTVLEHSAAGTLMTEDIQQASEASDTNKGFENVVVGAEDLERTYGLNPTEKIDGNVVKENMEGETNKEDAEEIVMQMHKEFKKNMADDDVEKKILEGKNQLAELTAVEVTEAAISVPISNEEMNQIASSHQVNHVAQNTSGSEQVRKWDMDEGRAIDNFQLPAKETDKLVHLEEEKEKQKKEEVQDLDSENKEKVQAKELEDNMRAETLNDREELNNDDHPMNTSKAFKEETVPKEVDGSLVGISREPQMSVEESKEDFLTKEKPSIHEFGSIYVFKVLEEASLNETEPKDIKQLESDGLACQEKPKDAKRARLDSLDIIVRTDDAYNIEENRNKDREEVDEHEEKIEQEIHTEAPTAGSEDQDVEATSEQSEAQDNLSKIEKELVRDEASNKVDETPVHAQIPYDNTDTSFIGQMAVNMNETEDSKLGTAFARKVRANNEMQTHQGDDHYEKHSSSSEDAEISKREKPTNPTDICKSRTSNEEKPLNEGSGVDKLEDKKTLEESGDNKKAILQQVDSGMVYEGPAAENVLVEQEAGTDSPRIEAGNTENYGTLVEENFKSAESSEEPKCTLGIVTKNQSQDTIPLTSESQEEIKRNDIHNQSFTSTEEQNSGETLQEDQNNKEEKTVTDVLPEDHSHSIENAYDVNKAVNITKELEGIKKDNDDENIRHQKEEGSNIKELLPVSTEEERTNKVKDYSPVSTEYFIAEHSNEETEKANFKAKGESTGKTEAAITDEMDEGKVEEEEEDREKPVSVSSVVAEESEEKNKKESTDEANKSYDKINTTAAMVMAQTSLEKSQIHKKPEVSNIFLDKRISCIVETEPSQQGNLTDSTSPEELTSSLVSQPPTAYHEDSENTETTRNPDAGEEPHETMKSLLLEKFHLDEARKAIKETSEMVYAFQNSQDNKAVKGNAIVADLNLTAEDLNQQLQTLSPTSPLKEQNHEIIETIKNTQGVQTTEYESSEKPLATKTAEETCLNKKDLHSSNFSQSGYKLNTETENDCPKKLNEAGRTQDEIREENKNDSEKEVKSEIEGNEAATDDEHRADQTHNVENLKEQHQAPPQALLFEGQKHGLTGTIENSKKVESLQDGEEMSSDEIYEGNTAAYEMVSTSDSQDIKAANTMDSPARQKSEEHQAALFAMHSQEQEHESSTIIESMEKTMKEMEVLKDEGTVYEISAKTKEASATIFESESQKLREHEAEIASDQTTTKEKLEEHQQMPHFALPSKEQVHEILMPIKSVNENVNAVELLADESQENSSAPWSAEKICLQEEETGELEVANLGHDITTDMSDDSSEAHGIKRDIAQEASKLEPQEYENEIDYIECQSENKKTTGLEESSENVSMLMSETSAKSLEHVSEVYHHEVSAKQDAEMKENLPETPITDLWAEENQCKKTVEATKSIQNAIANQKISEEGEDTNNHLLITLSQERIQESHQDYEHKAEEKSGETNKRLKASMSKTQTEELCEEAKKIDTTSKIGQKGDEEKTIEDPDHVNIQNEQIKKGLLSESKTGIQDSPNEVSEVKSSSLEQVLKLDDNEIKTSECPSESEKATALERLSDKDALFNPEMTSEENFECESEVQCHEVLVKLLNTMEEHPEARVEVLRAEVNQCNQTIESTQIIQYEATNEKEKADASNCHPISLTKQQSEGSCQKIKQKAQERETEETSMRNTGSNEFYEKTEKVDPTKKIEGEDGAEEKTVEYPDQVDIDNKTIKESIPSIEQVHRITSIVVNMNVEAIDEDRRPENSSATKTAEETCSRKERPKESEISCLGLASNEDNWEGSPNEVNKEVRTLDGTEEENKEDYEMASTMDSQDIRAATAIQSLPMEKLEEQHQHTYPEMLSEEQEHESSTSFGRQENNIKEMKLSTDESPENSASKTTEEAPLLKEETEEPKFPQMSHELDTIDKDSTNEVLKEEEDDFEEISEDIEEASARVPASKTQRLRGDEAEGTSEAQTLAVQELKEKTPSSPHSKEQDHGIIKKNEVEGLQDESQENSWALRTTETTCLQEEQTKEAEVTKLILEIRTDVLENPTEINEIKKDNPEQALTSEPQEYINEIENIDCPSKSEKTIGHCNKVPNFMFETEKGIEHLPGVHYHEFVTKHKTETKEDHPEEGITDFKAGENQWKKTIEATEIVQNDITREKIREEKDVNNDHPISLVEERSEEYHQEYEHKTIVDLGEKTIADLGEKTCETCETSISINQSKELHGEIEKIITTKKLEGQDGAKREKVDDPDQVTIQDETIKESLPTEIKADIEDSPSEVCEVESKTPDATRKLVPHEYEEESKKTTAIARQSKEAAMPILETSKKKVECLSAAPSHVILIESKFTKMKEDCPEAEPTEVRTEESQHKKSIEETEIIQNEVQNAELYEESAKIGATKKTEGQDLTEVKTVEDQGQVDVQKNTLEHFFPSETEGNNVECSATEQKHKNEGNDTKSVSSKIEAATPTEKEPGAEMSQKDSNIKLAENEKNNQDIQQKRDNSLVMSEKQIQIEADTRPNSVFVASNEEKNIPQELEDQIAKIIQNAETGDSVAEYATAIDSEVERFVNGGNKIMDSSADEMSENSQPMDSDKISLILIESQSTKLKEECLEAEPTEVRTEVSQHEKSIEETEIIRNECQNAELYEEIAKTGATKKTEGQDLTEVKTVEEEGQGQVDVQKNTLEHSFSSETEGNNVKCSATEQKQENESNDKKSVSSKIEAETLTEKEPGAEISQKEGNIKLAENEKINQNIQQKKDDSLVVSEKQIQIEADSRPNSVFMTSNEKNIPLELDDQIAKTIQNAESGDFVAEYATAIDSEIEGLVSGGNKIMDSSADETSESSQPMDSATISLPDLQISKKEALQVAGHLTEEGGQVETKEEEQVEETKTDEEKDEEKRDSGPGSPIMVEASGDVDVKVTKKKSHNILSGIGSKVKHSISKVKKAITGKSSHPKHHQDEVQTQVVNN